Proteins encoded in a region of the Tubulanus polymorphus chromosome 10, tnTubPoly1.2, whole genome shotgun sequence genome:
- the LOC141911539 gene encoding uncharacterized protein LOC141911539 gives MGYQIVSLHEVWHWSDNRTGLFKSYIDKFLKVKTESSGWPSGDMSDDERLNYIAEYAAREGIQLDGDKIEKIPGLRTVAKLCLNSMWGKFGQNSNKTSAKYISDFYELILDSTVEISDIIICNDDVLRVHYKTKSEFVKPNSRTNVAIAAFTTAHARLILYTYMEKLGDRTLYTDTDSIIYSVKPGEWEPETGNFLGDMTDELGRNCYITEFVSGGPKNYSFKVLDTETNRYSYECKVKGINLNYRNSQVVNFKSMLKLITDDTREKLLVNNPGTIKRDIRRG, from the coding sequence ATGGGTtatcaaattgtttctttacaTGAAGTTTGGCATTGGTCCGATAACCGAACTGGTCTATTTAAGTCGTACATCGATAAATTTCTGAAAGTTAAGACGGAATCTAGTGGGTGGCCATCGGGCGATATGTCCGACGATGAAAGACTAAACTATATAGCGGAATACGCGGCGCGGGAAGGTATCCAATTAGATGGGGataagattgaaaaaattccgGGTCTGCGAACAGTCGCAAAATTATGTCTGAACAGTATGTGGGGGAAATTTGGTCAGAATAGTAACAAAACTTCGGCGAAATACATTTCGGACTTTTACGAGTTGATTCTCGATTCGACGGTTGAAATTTCGGACATAATCATCTGTAACGATGATGTACTCCGTGTACATTACAAAACAAAGTCTGAGTTTGTCAAGCCAAACAGTCGAACAAACGTTGCCATAGCTGCTTTTACAACTGCTCACGCTCGACTCATACTGTATACATACATGGAGAAGCTAGGGGATCGAACCCTTTATACGGACACTGATTCGATCATCTATTCCGTAAAGCCTGGTGAATGGGAACCAGAAACTGGTAACTTCTTAGGCGACATGACAGACGAGCTCGGTCGTAATTGCTACATAACTGAATTTGTTTCGGGGGGACCTAAAAATTACAGCTTTAAAGTCCTTGATACGGAGACGAACCGTTATTCGTATGAATGCAAAGTCAAGGGGATAAATCTGAATTACAGAAATAGTCAAGTCGTCAATTTCAAATCTATGCTTAAATTAATCACCGACGATACCCGTGAGAAGCTTTTAGTAAATAATCCGGGTACAATTAAACGAGATATAAGGAGGGGATAA